A single Primulina eburnea isolate SZY01 chromosome 11, ASM2296580v1, whole genome shotgun sequence DNA region contains:
- the LOC140805438 gene encoding uncharacterized protein, with amino-acid sequence MELLMLSSALNPQNACDSLRYLDICKLVEKFYPQDFTSDEKEQLEIQLKHYEHNVVIGPYYKSLSTLSELCQWLVKTKKADIYDLVFRVIVLVLTLPVSTATTERSFSAMNIVKTRLRRKMEDAFLSDALMIFIEREIAKNICIDTIIEDFENFKERRIPFS; translated from the coding sequence ATGGAGTTACTTATGCTTAGTTCTGCCTTAAATCCTCAAAATGCATGTGACTCATTGAGATATCTGGATATATGCAAATTGGTTGAAAAGTTTTATCCACAAGATTTTACTAGTGACGAAAAAGAGCAACTAGAGATACAGTTGAAGCATTATGAGCATAATGTAGTTATAGGGCCATACTACAAAAgtctttcaactctttctgaGTTGTGTCAATGGTTGGTGAAGACTAAAAAAGCTGATATATACGACCTTGTTTTTAGAGTGATCGTGCTTGTGTTGACTCTTCCAGTTTCTACAGCTACTACAGAACGATCATTCTCAGCTATGAATATCGTCAAAACTCGGCTTCGGAGAAAAATGGAGGATGCTTTTCTCTCGGATGCATTGATGATATTTATTGAAAGAGAAATTGCTAAAAATATTTGTATTGATACTATcattgaagattttgaaaactTTAAGGAACGTCGAATTCCTTTTAGTTAG
- the LOC140805437 gene encoding uncharacterized protein: MGKSGTIDKFFKRKIPNQLDSPNSTAQSIASDDNLPPEVESQKFRKVENIRVDLNLLERDPRLRRQIWEYSPNEQEEIRRAYLNLKPSGCPKQTAFTVDGFDNWKKVRSGKTCSFQCHIGKDNVSSPHRIAEKACDDLMNQPRHIQRFFDKVSSETVARNRLRLKVGIHVVRLLALQGVPFRGHDESSNSSNRGNFLEFLDIVALYNDELSCAIEKAPKNAKYTCHDIQKQIIHMFSIRMKNIIREEIAGSKYCIVVDEARDESKREQLSIVLRYDSFDINECYIFCKRNDELKEAHTDDIAHLISISINELETGRGLNQLCTLQRAADTRWSSHFRFVSSLIKMFSASCTVLFKVMEDGLPSQRADATSVYDEMTSFDFVFILHLMREIMEITDVLCQNLQRKSQDILNAMELVSSTQKLLQELRDDKWDDLLEKVKSFLGEVELVVIKAISPLSIIIG, translated from the exons atggGAAAATCTGGTACAATTGATAAATTCTTTAAGAGGAAGATACCAAATCAATTAGATTCACCCAACTCTACAGCTCAGTCCATAGCCTCGGATGATAATCTTCCACCTGAGGTTGAGTCTCAAAAGTTTAGAAAGGTTGAAAATATCAGGGTTGATCTTAACTTGTTAGAGCGTGATCCAAGATTGCGTCGACAAATATGGGAATACTCTCCCAATGAGCAAGAGGAAATTCGTCGAGCTTATCTAAATCTGAAA CCATCTGGATGTCCGAAGCAAACTGCATTTACAGTTGATGGATTTGATAATTGGAAGAAGGTTCGAAGTGGAAAAACATGTTCTTTCCAATGCCATATTGGGAAAGATAATGTATCATCACCCCATCGTATTGCAGAAAAGGCATGTGATGATTTAATGAACCAACCTCGACATATACAAAGATTTTTCGACAAAGTTAGCTCAGAAACAGTTGCAAGAAATCGTCTTCGGTTGAAAGTTGGTATACATGTAGTTCGGTTGCTTGCACTTCAAGGCGTTCCTTTTCGAGGTCATGATGAGAGCTCTAATTCATCTAATCGtggaaattttcttgaatttcttgatATTGTGGCCTTGTATAATGATGAACTTTCATGTGCAATAGAGAAAGCCCCGAAAAATGCCAAGTACACATGCCATGATATTCAAAAGCAAATAATTCACATGTTCTCAATccgaatgaaaaatataattcgTGAAGAAATTGCAGGGAGCAAGTATTGCATAGTCGTCGATGAAGCTCGTGATGAGTCGAAAAGAGAACAATTGTCTATAGTGTTGAG ATACGACAGCTTTGACATTAATGAATGCTATATATTTTGCAAGCGTAATGATGAATTGAAGGAAGCTCACACAGATGACATTGCTCACTTGATTTCTATTTCTATTAatgaacttgagacagggcgtggacttaatcagttgtgcactTTACAACGGGCAGCTGACACGCGTTGGAGTTCTCATTTTAGATTTGTGTCGAGCTTGATCAAGATGTTTAGTGCATCATGTACGGTATTGTTCAAAGTTATGGAAGATGGGCTTCCTTCCCAACGAGCAGATGCAACATCTGTTTATGATGAAATGACTTCATTTGATTTTGTATTCATCTTGCATCTTATGAGAGAAATTATGGAGATCACAGATGTTCTTTGTCAGAATTTGCAACGTAAGTCTCAAGACATTTTGAATGCAATGGAGCTAGTGTCATCTACACAAAAATTACTTCAAGAGCTAAGGGATGACAAATGGGATGATTTGCTTGAAAAAGTGAAGTCTTTTTTAGGCGAGGTAGAGCTCGTCGTCATCAAGGCAATTTCACCATTGAGCATCATTATCGGGTAG